A part of Blastocatellia bacterium genomic DNA contains:
- a CDS encoding tyrosine-type recombinase/integrase: protein MEEENALLGQKEGLWREALRSIVALWADSSTVLKSPRRDDLRRDKRRAVEAFFAFAGKRPAEVEPQDVLAWQSHLRQQKLSANSIYTRVSFLSSFFGWAIKNAPPGQAVAANPVQYARPKRPKPYQTEATKALDDEQVRALVRVVTAKAEGGNIIAKRDLALLLWYLLTGMRRAEVIGLRGKDIELKEDSLVVTGRVKGGTYVGREVADPDLRAALIDYLTASHRLHALRSDAPLWTRHDLAGKPGEALTSHSFVRNLKRYAEAAGLRHIHLHQTRHTYARIVSEETGSIIETQDALGHESPKTTRVYVQRIAIKRDKHSKRISARFRE, encoded by the coding sequence ATGGAAGAGGAAAATGCCCTGCTTGGCCAGAAGGAAGGCCTCTGGCGCGAGGCGCTGAGAAGCATTGTGGCGCTCTGGGCCGACAGCAGCACGGTCCTCAAGAGTCCCAGGCGCGACGACCTGCGCCGCGACAAGCGCCGCGCCGTCGAAGCCTTCTTCGCTTTCGCCGGCAAGCGCCCCGCAGAGGTCGAGCCTCAGGATGTCCTCGCCTGGCAGTCCCACCTGCGCCAGCAGAAGCTCTCAGCCAATAGCATCTACACCCGGGTTTCTTTCCTCTCTTCCTTCTTCGGCTGGGCGATCAAGAACGCGCCGCCGGGCCAAGCTGTTGCCGCCAACCCGGTGCAGTATGCGCGGCCCAAGCGGCCCAAGCCTTACCAGACCGAAGCCACTAAGGCGCTCGACGACGAGCAGGTGCGGGCGCTGGTCCGCGTCGTCACGGCAAAGGCTGAGGGCGGCAATATTATTGCCAAGCGCGACCTGGCATTGTTGTTGTGGTATCTGCTGACCGGGATGCGCCGCGCGGAAGTCATCGGCCTGCGCGGCAAAGATATTGAACTTAAAGAGGACAGCCTGGTGGTGACGGGGCGGGTGAAAGGCGGCACCTACGTCGGCAGGGAAGTGGCCGACCCGGATCTTCGAGCCGCGCTGATTGACTACCTCACAGCGAGTCACCGCCTGCACGCGCTCAGAAGCGATGCCCCGCTGTGGACACGGCACGATCTAGCGGGCAAGCCAGGCGAGGCGCTGACCTCGCACTCGTTCGTGAGGAACCTGAAGCGCTACGCTGAGGCGGCGGGTTTGAGGCATATCCACCTACACCAGACGCGGCACACCTATGCGCGGATAGTTTCAGAAGAAACTGGCTCAATAATCGAGACGCAGGACGCGCTCGGCCATGAGAGCCCGAAGACGACGCGCGTGTATGTCCAGCGGATCGCTATTAAGCGAGACAAGCACAGCAAACGGATCTCGGCGCGCTTTCGGGAATAA